A portion of the Terriglobia bacterium genome contains these proteins:
- a CDS encoding class I SAM-dependent methyltransferase, producing MKAAYDARWAPRSFEEAVFQVIGSQNMDVFLGMAAAEADPFADYVRGKHVLEYGCGAGRLTKKLATLAHSYTAVDVSREMIAFAREYVSDVPGLELRVCDGVGSNIGGKYDFIFSCLVLQHIFPDDVASIVRNLYKLLARNGTMMLDFPKFGCSIYGEFKENRYGPDTSPWCFAKPTVWSGDPMTSTHDAHGVVVYTEDDVRDIARRARVRKFEVIELPQDGSHYYLRGGK from the coding sequence ATGAAGGCAGCATACGATGCCCGCTGGGCGCCCCGATCATTCGAAGAAGCCGTGTTCCAAGTCATTGGCTCACAAAATATGGACGTCTTCCTCGGCATGGCCGCCGCGGAAGCGGATCCTTTCGCTGATTACGTGCGCGGAAAACACGTCTTGGAATATGGTTGCGGCGCAGGGCGGCTGACGAAAAAACTCGCGACCCTTGCGCACTCTTACACTGCTGTTGATGTCTCTCGCGAAATGATTGCCTTTGCCCGGGAATATGTATCTGATGTGCCGGGGCTGGAACTCAGAGTCTGTGACGGCGTCGGGAGCAATATCGGCGGTAAGTATGACTTCATCTTCTCCTGCCTTGTGCTGCAGCACATCTTTCCTGACGACGTCGCCAGCATCGTCCGAAACCTTTACAAGCTGCTGGCAAGAAATGGCACCATGATGCTCGATTTCCCCAAGTTTGGCTGCTCAATATACGGCGAGTTCAAGGAAAACCGCTATGGACCGGACACCTCACCATGGTGTTTTGCCAAGCCCACGGTTTGGTCGGGCGATCCGATGACCAGCACGCACGACGCGCACGGTGTCGTGGTTTATACGGAAGACGACGTCAGGGACATCGCACGACGAGCCCGAGTCAGGAAATTTGAGGTTATCGAGCTTCCACAGGACGGGTCTCATTATTATCTGCGAGGAGGCAAGTAA